The DNA window TGAAGCAGTTTACCCGATGGCAACTATAACTATTATAGATGTTATTCTGCATAATTATTTAGCGTGGATTGCAGTACTCTCAATGTTATTATTGACTTTAACGGGGCTTGATAGATTTATACCGTTATTTGGTCTGCCCTCTGAGCCTGAAGTCCAGCTAAGAAATCAAGTATCATTAGCAAAGCAATAAATCTTGAATTAACCTGATATAATTTCAGCAGGGCTGTAACGGCTCTGCTTTTATTTTATTATAATGACGGAGCTTATATCATGACAAAAGTAAAAATTTGCGGGATCACCCGTGAAATCGAAATAGGAATAATGAACGAACTAATGCCGGATTATGTAGGATTTGTATTTGAGACTCGCAGCAGGCATTTTATCTCGCCTCAATACGCCGGGAGTTTACGCTCAAAATTAAAGCGCGGTATAAAATCAGTCGGAGTATTCTCTAATTCATCACTTGAAAGCATAGCAATGGCAGTAGAAATCGCGGGGCTTGACATGGTGCAGTTACACGGCGACGAGACAGCCGAATATCTTGCAGCATTACGGGAATATATACGATGTCCGATTATAAAAGTTATAAAAATTTCTCAGCCTATAGATGCAGACCGGGCAATGTATTCAACAGCAGATTTTGTAATGCTTGACGGAGGGAGCGCAGGAGCCGGCAAAACTTTTGACTGGTCATTATTAGGAGCTGTCAGGAGAAATTATTTTCTTTCAGGCGGATTGACTCCTGATAATATAGTGTCAGCTTTGCAGGTCTCGTCGAGTCCGTTCGGAGTAAATGCGAGCTCAGGCCTTGAGTCAAACAAGATAAAAGATTATCGCAAGGTCATGAAATTCATTCAGGCAGTAAGAGAATTCAATCAGGGCAAGAAACGCTAAATCATGATATATATTTTTCTAGCTGGAATTCTCTGGGGCATAATCGGAATATTTGTAAACGAGTTAAGCGCGCTGGGTCTTGACGTGGAATTTATAAGTTTTCTGCGTATGTCGTTCGCGTTTATTATAATGTTCACAATCTCGGCAATAAAACACGGCTGGAAAATTTTTATTCTTGACAAGAGAACTTTATTTTTATGTGCGCTGCTTGGCCTAATCTGTCAGGGAATGTTTAATATCTGCTATAGTCTCTCTATAAAATTAAACGGTGTAGGAACTGCGTCGGTTCTCATGTATAGCGCACCTGTCTTTACGGCCATAGCTTGCAGAATATTATTTCACGAGGGATTTTCGGGCATGAAAATTTTTGCGCTGGCTTTAAATATTCTCGGCTGTATCTTGACAGTAACAGGGGGCAATTTTTCGGGCAGTAATAATATTTCTTTGCTGGGAATTTTAGCGGGGCTTTATTCGGGATTCGGCTATGGGATGGTAGCTGTTATAGGCAAGCTGGCAAGTGATAAGACTGACTCAATGATTATTAGCGCGTATAGTTATTTATTTGCGATGATATTTTTATTTATATTTGCCCGGCCTGAAATAATAATTAATTCAAAAATTTTGACTCTGGGATTTCTTTATGGATTAATACCGACTTCGCTTGCATACGTGCTTTATTATGCAGGATTGAGTAAGATTCGAGATGTCAGCCGCGCGCCTGTTATAGCCTCGATTGAGCCGGTTACAGCAGTTATAACGGGACTAATTATATATAATGAAGTAATAGGACTT is part of the Synergistaceae bacterium genome and encodes:
- a CDS encoding EamA family transporter, giving the protein MIYIFLAGILWGIIGIFVNELSALGLDVEFISFLRMSFAFIIMFTISAIKHGWKIFILDKRTLFLCALLGLICQGMFNICYSLSIKLNGVGTASVLMYSAPVFTAIACRILFHEGFSGMKIFALALNILGCILTVTGGNFSGSNNISLLGILAGLYSGFGYGMVAVIGKLASDKTDSMIISAYSYLFAMIFLFIFARPEIIINSKILTLGFLYGLIPTSLAYVLYYAGLSKIRDVSRAPVIASIEPVTAVITGLIIYNEVIGLANIAGILLVLASIIIIVRLR
- a CDS encoding phosphoribosylanthranilate isomerase produces the protein MTKVKICGITREIEIGIMNELMPDYVGFVFETRSRHFISPQYAGSLRSKLKRGIKSVGVFSNSSLESIAMAVEIAGLDMVQLHGDETAEYLAALREYIRCPIIKVIKISQPIDADRAMYSTADFVMLDGGSAGAGKTFDWSLLGAVRRNYFLSGGLTPDNIVSALQVSSSPFGVNASSGLESNKIKDYRKVMKFIQAVREFNQGKKR